A region of the Pseudomonadota bacterium genome:
ATTGCCATATTATATCATAAAACAGAAAAAAACCTTTTATTGTTGTTTAAACTTATAAAAGCATCGTGCCCCGCTGTCTCTTTGTCTGTTAAATTTGCAATTTAGACTTCTCAATGTCCTGCCTTCGGCAGGATTAAGACTTACGAAATTAGCTTTGCTCCTGTATCTTGTCAGTGCCTGACCTCCCTGGTTTCCCTGAAAACAGCCCTCTGGCTGACGCTGGTTTTCGCTTTGAATAGAAGATGAAAGATTTTTTTCTATGTTATTATAAGGAATGAAGGATATTAAAATGCATAGAGAATTTAGTGTAGTTATTGAAAAGGATGAAGATGGATATTTTGTAGCCTCGGTGCCCACGTTGCGAGGGTGTCACACACAGGCAAAATCACTTGATATACTAATGAAAAGAATCAAAGAAGCAATTGAACTTTGTCTGGAAGTAGAAGACCCTGCAAATACTGAGTTTATTGGTGTACAGCGTGTGGCGGTCACTGCGTGAGCTATTTTCCTGCCATAACCGGTAAACATCTTATTAAAGCCCTAAAGAAGATAGGTTTTGAGGTAGTTCGAAGCAAGGACAGCCACAACTTCCTCCAACACTCTGATGGCAGGTGCACGGTGGTGCCTGTACATCCAGGTGAAACAATCGGACGCGGACTTTTAGCTTAAATTATACGTGACTGTGAAATAACCTCAGAAGACTTGAAGAACATATTATGAGCGAACAAGCCGCTGAAGCCAATCGGCAGGAAAAGGCGCCTGCCTCTGGCTCGGCTTGTCTTTATGCGAGAGATAAAGATAACTAGTAACGCTTTACATTATTATCGTATAGCGCTACTATTATTTTATTATGTTAAAGGCCTTTCGTTGTAAACACACCGAGAAGGTATTTCTAAGGGAACAGGTTTCCAAATTCTCACAAGACATTTGTGTCCCCGCTCGTCGTATTAATGAAATAGTACATGGAAAACGTGCAATTACTGCTAATACAGCGCTCCGCCTTTCCCGCTATTTCAGGTTATCGGAACGTTTCTGGCTCAATCTCCAAACTCGATATGATCTCGAAACAGAGAAAAACAGGCTCAAGGGGCATCTTGAAGAAGAGGTAAAGGTGCTTGAAAGGAAAACCGCATAACCCGCAGGTGCATCGGACGTGGCAGAATAGCGTGCCACACCGGTAACCACTATGTTATCCATGGACGACAAAGATGCAGACATTATTCATTCAAACAGGAGGAATTAAATGATAACGTTCAGAAACTTCTTTAAAGGAACTTCCGGAAGAATTAGATCTTTGACGATAATAGGCCTGTTATGTCTCTCCCTTTCCCTTTCCGCTCCAGCACTGTCAGCGGATGATTTTTCAGTCACCCTGCTTGGCACCGGGATGCCGGTACCCTCTCCCGACCGCTTCGGGAACAGTACCTTAGTTGAAGCAGGGGGGCAGCGGCTCGTCTTTGATATGGGGCGAGGCGTTACTATCCGTCTGTGGCAGAAGCAGATTCCTCTTGGCAGCATCGATGCACATTTCCTTACACATCTGCACTCAGATCACATTAATGGCCTTTCTGACCTCTGGCTAAGT
Encoded here:
- a CDS encoding type II toxin-antitoxin system HicB family antitoxin, giving the protein MHREFSVVIEKDEDGYFVASVPTLRGCHTQAKSLDILMKRIKEAIELCLEVEDPANTEFIGVQRVAVTA
- a CDS encoding HigA family addiction module antitoxin — translated: MLKAFRCKHTEKVFLREQVSKFSQDICVPARRINEIVHGKRAITANTALRLSRYFRLSERFWLNLQTRYDLETEKNRLKGHLEEEVKVLERKTA
- a CDS encoding type II toxin-antitoxin system HicA family toxin yields the protein MSYFPAITGKHLIKALKKIGFEVVRSKDSHNFLQHSDGRCTVVPVHPGETIGRGLLA